The following coding sequences are from one Canis lupus baileyi chromosome 19, mCanLup2.hap1, whole genome shotgun sequence window:
- the GIPC3 gene encoding PDZ domain-containing protein GIPC3 isoform X1: MESAAAHEPRGAEAPRPSAPPPPPSPAPAEPPAAPRARPRLVFRTQLAHGSPTGKIEGFTNVRELYAKIAEAFGIAPTEILFCTLNSHKVDMQKLLGGQIGLEDFIFAHVRGETKEVEVTKTEDALGLTITDNGAGYAFIKRIKEGSIINRIQAVCVGDSIEAINDHSIVGCRHYEVAKMLRELPKSQPFTLRLVQPKRAFDMIGQRSRSSKCPVEAKVTSGRETLRLRSGGAATVEEVPSEFEEEASRRVDDLLESYMGIRDPELGKGPGVHHGGHLQEDSERPGVCAPFRLRLGRVRLPGRVCGGGVGRHRRGQGGLRLVCPGAECGPSPEPSPLPQTSRPVPEARLCTTARAPSETQPRCRAQASPGAEFTSRTHSSVDTSPSSEAKPCSRLQAGPEAEFISRTQTTPETQPSSETQPPSRAQASSETKFVSRTPSSSQTKPSSEVKSCSRTKLSSETKPCSRPQANPETKVIARMQFGSENQPSSKTQPFLRTQDSSEAKPNSEIKLRSGSQISVKTQPGSETNPSSGTQPRSMTKTCHPTQSDTGTQDNLMTQPYEDTRSSSGTPISSRAQVRLKKQPSNRSHTSSGLEDGSQTQRCSRAQMHATAQSRPRPQPCSKTQLHSTTHPHPGAWSSSSDESSSENESGFRPHPSATTGPISRSQTSSEAPSTSEASPASGAQLDAETGSHCRTQTRSTIPANSGTQTNVKAWTFSRAQSSSGTPPSSRTQLNSEAQTGSEIPSSSQTQSVVGTSLSSRIQLNSGIHSSPGTQINAAADLCSTNLPHSEGRPSSRTQTGPGTQSTSGSQIILETLSTSRYQLQAATQGSSGVEPDFGKQTSSGTQLISRAQPSSGAQISSRIQPSSSTQHSPRIHFGPETWPNLETQSNSRTQTISEAQPSSRTLISSGTQLSSETQPSARIQPSPGAQLSSGTQPSSRIQLSPETQPNSGTQSSSRTQASSGTYLSSRTQTVSGTQSSSGIQTSSRIQLSPETQPNSGTQSSSRTQASSGTYLSSRTQTVSGTQSSSGTQTSSRIQLSPETQPNSGTQSSSRTQASSGTYPSSRTQTVSGTQSSSGTQTSSRIQLSPETQPNSGTQSSSRTQASSGTYPSSRTQTVSGTQSSSGTQTSSRIQPRPETQPNSGTQSSSRTQASSRTYLSSRTQTVSGTQSSSGTQTSSGTQLSFKTQPSSGTKNSVTIQLSSGTHVSSTIQPLSGTQPSSGAQSSINIPPSSGAQLSSRTQFTSETRLSSETQPSSRTLISSGTQLSSEIQPTSETQPSSRIQLSPENHPTSETQSSSRTQPSSGTYLTSRSQPVSGTQSSSRTQTNSKIQLSSSNRRHLQTPGLDPRTQADLTRPVQNQPSGPQPRALTRAPSTVSQPQPQPHDLVHGTQASTGLGRSPPTSHLAPQPQSPSAPQKPALFPKPQLGPQKPTPPPISVISSSAPRAAVLHSQPPEPLAQRLVPSPTLKESRSAPWGSEPLPHQGEL, from the exons ATGGAGAGCGCAGCGGCCCACGAGCCCCGGGGCGCCGAGGCCCCGCGCCCgtccgcgcccccgcccccgccctcgcccgcgcccgcggagccccccgccgcgccccgcgcgcGTCCGCGCCTGGTCTTCCGCACGCAGCTGGCGCACGGCAGCCCCACGGGCAAGATCGAGGGCTTCACCAACGTCCGCGAGCTCTACGCCAAGATCGCCGAGGCCTTCGGGATCGCGCCCACAGAG ATCTTATTCTGTACCCTAAACAGCCACAAAGTGGACATGCAGAAACTCCTGGGCGGCCAGATCGGGCTGGAGGACTTCATCTTTGCGCACGTGCGCGGAGAGACCAAGGAGGTAGAGGTCACCAAGACCGAAGACGCCCTGGGACTGACCATCACGGACAACGGGGCCGGCTACGCCTTCATCAAG AGGATCAAGGAGGGCAGCATTATCAACCGGATCCAGGCTGTGTGCGTGGGCGACAGCATCGAGGCCATCAACGATCACTCCATCGTCGGCTGCCGCCACTACGAGGTGGCCAAGATGCTCCGGGAGCTGCCCAAGTCCCAGCCCTTCACCCTGCGCCTGGTGCAGCCCAAGAGAGCCTTCG ATATGATCGgccagaggagcaggagcagcaaaTGCCCCGTGGAAGCAAAAGTGACCAGTGGGAGGGAGACCCTGCGTCTTCGTTCTGGGGGGGCTGCCACCGTGGAGGAAGTG cccagcgAATTTGAGGAGGAGGCGTCCCGGAGGGTGGACGACCTGCTGGAGAGTTACATGGGCATTCGGGACCCAGAGCTGGGTAAGGGGCCAGG CGTCCACCATGGTGGACACCTCCAAGAAGACAGCGAGCGTCCAGGAGTTTGCGCGCCGTTTAGACTCCGTCTTGGGCGAGTTCGCCTTCCCGGACGAGTTTGTGGTGGAGGTGTGGGCCGCCATCGGCGAGGCCAGGGAGGCCTGCGGCTAGTCTGCCCCGGCGCTGAGTGCGGCCCCAGCCCggagcccagccccctgccccaaaCCTCCCGGCCGGTTCCCGAAGCCCGGCTCTGCACCACAGCCCGGGCCCCATCTGAGACCCAGCCCCGCTGCAGAGCCCAGGCCAGCCCTGGGGCTGAGTTTACCTCTAGAACCCACAGCAGTGTCGACACCAGTCCCAGCTCTGAGGCCAAGCCCTGCTCTAGACTCCAGGCCGGCCCTGAGGCCGAGTTCATCTCTAGAACCCAAACCACTCCTGAGACCCAACCCAGCTCAGAGACACAGCCTCCTTCCAGAGCCCAGGCCAGCTCTGAGACCAAGTTCGTCTCTAGAACCCCTTCCAGTTCTCAGACCAAGCCCAGCTCTGAGGTCAAGTCTTGCTCTAGAACCAAGCTCAGTTCTGAGACCAAGCCCTGTTCTAGACCCCAGGCCAACCCCGAGACTAAGGTCATTGCTAGAATGCAGTTCGGTTCCGAGAACCAACCCAGCTCCAAAACCCAGCCCTTTCTTAGAACCCAAGACAGCTCTGAAGCTAAACCAAACTCTGAAATCAAGTTAAGGTCTGGATCCCAGATAAGTGTTAAGACACAGCCCGGCTCTGAGACCAATCCCAGTTCTGGAACCCAGCCCAGATCTATGACCAAGACCTGCCACCCAACTCAATCTGACACTGGAACTCAAGACAATCTCATGACTCAGCCGTACGAAGACACCCGGTCTAGCTCAGGAACTCCCATTAGTTCTAGAGCCCAAGTCAGACTCAAGAAACAGCCCAGCAACAGGAGCCACACCAGCTCAGGATTGGAAGATGGCTCCCAAACCCAACGCTGCTCACGAGCCCAGATGCATGCTACAGCTCAGTCCAGACCCAGACCCCAGCCCTGCTCTAAAACCCAACTGCATTCGACTACCCACCCCCATCCTGGGGCCTGGTCCAGTTCCAGCGATGAGTCCAGCTCAGAGAATGAGTCTGGTTTTAGACCCCACCCTAGTGCTACAACCGGGCCCATCTCCAGAAGTCAGACAAGCTCTGAAGCCCCATCCACCTCTGAGGCCAGCCCGGCCTCTGGAGCTCAGCTTGATGCCGAGACTGGTTCTCACTGTAGAACACAGACCCGCTCTACAATACCAGCTAACTCTGGGACCCAGACCAACGTTAAGGCCTGGACATTTTCCAGAGCTCAGTCCAGCTCAGGGACGCCACCCAGCTCCAGAACGCAGCTCAATTCTGAAGCACAGACGGGGTCTGAAATCCCTTCCAGCTCCCAAACACAGTCGGTTGTTGGGACCTCACTGAGTTCCAGAATCCAGTTAAACTCTGGAATCCACTCCAGCCCCGGGACCCAGATCAATGCAGCAGCAGATTTATGCTCCACAAATCTGCCTCACTCTGAAGGGAGGCCCAGCTCCAGGACCCAGACTGGCCCAGGAACTCAGTCAACTTCTGGAAGTCAGATCATTTTGGAAACCCTGTCAACTTCTAGATACCAGCTCCAGGCTGCAACCCAGGGCAGCTCTGGAGTCGAGCCGGACTTTGGGAAGCAGACCAGCTCTGGAACTCAGCTCATTTCTAGAGCCCAGCCGAGCTCTGGGGCCCAGATAAGTTCAAGAATTCAGCCCAGCTCCAGTACCCAGCACAGCCCCAGGATTCACTTTGGCCCTGAGACCTGGCCCAACTTGGAAACCCAGAGCAATTCCAGAACCCAGACTATTTCTGAAGCCCAACCCAGCTCTAGAACCCTGATCAGTTCTGGAACCCAGCTCAGCTCTGAGACCCAGCCCAGTGCAAGAATTCAGCCCAGCCCTGGAGCTCAACTTAGCTCCGGAACCCAGCCCAGTTCCAGGATTCAGCTCAGCCCCGAGACTCAGCCCAACTCTGGAACCCAGAGCAGTTCAAGAACTCAGGCCAGCTCTGGAACTTACCTTAGTTCTAGAACCCAGACTGTTTCTGGAACCCAGTCCAGCTCCGGGATCCAGACCAGTTCCAGGATTCAGCTCAGCCCTGAGACTCAGCCCAACTCTGGAACCCAGAGCAGTTCAAGAACTCAGGCCAGCTCTGGAACTTACCTTAGTTCTAGAACCCAGACTGTTTCTGGAACCCAGTCCAGCTCCGGGACCCAGACCAGTTCCAGGATTCAGCTCAGCCCTGAGACTCAGCCCAACTCTGGAACCCAGAGCAGTTCAAGAACTCAGGCCAGCTCTGGAACTTACCCTAGTTCTAGAACCCAGACTGTTTCTGGAACCCAGTCCAGCTCCGGGACCCAGACCAGTTCCAGGATTCAGCTCAGCCCTGAGACTCAGCCCAACTCTGGAACCCAGAGCAGTTCAAGAACTCAGGCCAGCTCTGGAACTTACCCTAGTTCTAGAACCCAGACTGTTTCTGGAACCCAGTCCAGCTCCGGGACCCAGACCAGTTCCAGGATTCAGCCCAGACCTGAGACTCAGCCCAACTCTGGAACCCAGAGCAGTTCAAGAACTCAGGCCAGCTCCAGAACTTACCTTAGTTCTAGAACCCAGACTGTTTCTGGAACCCAGTCCAGCTCTGGGACCCAGACCAGTTCTGGAACCCAGCTCAGCTTCAAGACCCAGCCAAGCTCTGGGACCAAGAACAGTGTAACAATTCAACTCAGCTCTGGAACTCATGTCAGTTCCACGATCCAGCCTCTTTCTGGAACCCAACCAAGCTCTGGAGCCCAGAGTAGTATAAATATTCCACCCAGCTCTGGAGCCCAGCTTAGCTCTAGAACCCAGTTTACCTCTGAGACCCGGCTCAGCTCTGAAACCCAGCCCAGCTCTAGAACCCTGATCAGTTCTGGAACCCAGCTCAGCTCTGAAATCCAGCCTACCTCAGAGACCCAGCCCAGCTCCAGGATTCAGCTCAGTCCTGAGAACCATCCCACCTCAGAAACCCAGAGCAGTTCAAGAACTCAGCCCAGCTCTGGAACTTACCTTACTTCCAGGTCCCAGCCTGTTTCTGGAACCCAATCCAGCTCTAGAACCCAGACCAACTCAAAGATCCAGCTCAGCTCTAGCAATAGACGCCACCTACAGACCCCTGGCCTTGACCCTAGAACCCAGGCTGATCTCACTCGCCCCGTCCAAAATCAGCCCTCAGGCCCACAACCCAGAGCCCTGACTCGGGCCCCGAGCACAGTCTCTCAGCCTCAGCCGCAGCCCCATGATCTGGTACATGGAACGCAGGCCAGTACCGGCCTGGGCAGAAGCCCACCAACTTCCCACCTGGCCCCACAGCCACAGAGCCCCTCAGCACCCCAGAAACCAGCGCTCTTCCCCAAGCCCCAGCTAGGACCCCAgaagcccaccccaccccccatatcTGTTATCTCTAGTTCTGCCCCCAGGGCAGCCGTCCTGCATTCCCAGCCCCCTGAACCTCTAGCCCAGAGACTTGTCCCCTCCCCTACACTCAAGGAGTCGAGGTCTGCTCCTTGGGGGTCCGAGCCCCTGCCCCACCAAGGGGAGCTGTAG
- the GIPC3 gene encoding PDZ domain-containing protein GIPC3 isoform X2: MESAAAHEPRGAEAPRPSAPPPPPSPAPAEPPAAPRARPRLVFRTQLAHGSPTGKIEGFTNVRELYAKIAEAFGIAPTEILFCTLNSHKVDMQKLLGGQIGLEDFIFAHVRGETKEVEVTKTEDALGLTITDNGAGYAFIKRIKEGSIINRIQAVCVGDSIEAINDHSIVGCRHYEVAKMLRELPKSQPFTLRLVQPKRAFDMIGQRSRSSKCPVEAKVTSGRETLRLRSGGAATVEEVPSEFEEEASRRVDDLLESYMGIRDPELASTMVDTSKKTASVQEFARRLDSVLGEFAFPDEFVVEVWAAIGEAREACG, from the exons ATGGAGAGCGCAGCGGCCCACGAGCCCCGGGGCGCCGAGGCCCCGCGCCCgtccgcgcccccgcccccgccctcgcccgcgcccgcggagccccccgccgcgccccgcgcgcGTCCGCGCCTGGTCTTCCGCACGCAGCTGGCGCACGGCAGCCCCACGGGCAAGATCGAGGGCTTCACCAACGTCCGCGAGCTCTACGCCAAGATCGCCGAGGCCTTCGGGATCGCGCCCACAGAG ATCTTATTCTGTACCCTAAACAGCCACAAAGTGGACATGCAGAAACTCCTGGGCGGCCAGATCGGGCTGGAGGACTTCATCTTTGCGCACGTGCGCGGAGAGACCAAGGAGGTAGAGGTCACCAAGACCGAAGACGCCCTGGGACTGACCATCACGGACAACGGGGCCGGCTACGCCTTCATCAAG AGGATCAAGGAGGGCAGCATTATCAACCGGATCCAGGCTGTGTGCGTGGGCGACAGCATCGAGGCCATCAACGATCACTCCATCGTCGGCTGCCGCCACTACGAGGTGGCCAAGATGCTCCGGGAGCTGCCCAAGTCCCAGCCCTTCACCCTGCGCCTGGTGCAGCCCAAGAGAGCCTTCG ATATGATCGgccagaggagcaggagcagcaaaTGCCCCGTGGAAGCAAAAGTGACCAGTGGGAGGGAGACCCTGCGTCTTCGTTCTGGGGGGGCTGCCACCGTGGAGGAAGTG cccagcgAATTTGAGGAGGAGGCGTCCCGGAGGGTGGACGACCTGCTGGAGAGTTACATGGGCATTCGGGACCCAGAGCTGG CGTCCACCATGGTGGACACCTCCAAGAAGACAGCGAGCGTCCAGGAGTTTGCGCGCCGTTTAGACTCCGTCTTGGGCGAGTTCGCCTTCCCGGACGAGTTTGTGGTGGAGGTGTGGGCCGCCATCGGCGAGGCCAGGGAGGCCTGCGGCTAG